A single genomic interval of Daucus carota subsp. sativus chromosome 1, DH1 v3.0, whole genome shotgun sequence harbors:
- the LOC108208860 gene encoding adenine phosphoribosyltransferase 5, which yields MFAAENGLKGDPRLQAISQAIRVIPHFPKQGIMFQDITTLLLNHKAFKDTVDIFVDRYRDMGISVVAGIEARGFMFGPSIALAIGAKFIPLRKPGKLPGEVISQAYELEYGTDCLEMHVGAVLPGERTVVIDDLVATGGTLSAAINLLERMEAEVVECACVIGLSDLKGKRKLHGKPLYILVEPREIEDCC from the exons ATGTTTGCAGCTGAGAATGGACTCAAGGGAGACCCAAGACTTCAAGCCATTTCTCAAGCTATCAGGGTCATTCCTCACTTCCCAAAACaag GGATCATGTTTCAAGATATAACAACTTTGCTACTGAATCACAAGGCTTTTAAGGATACCGTGGATATATTTGTTGATAGGTACAGAGATATGGGTATCTCTGTAGTTGCAG GAATTGAAGCCAGGGGGTTTATGTTTGGTCCATCTATCGCCTTGGCTATTGGTGCCAAGTTTATCCCATTACGGAAACCTGGAAAGTTACCAG GTGAAGTTATATCGCAAGCATATGAACTAGAGTATGGTACAGATTGTTTGGAAATGCACGTCGGTGCTGTGCTACCTGGAGAACGGACAGTGGTAATAGATGATTTGGTAGCCACAGGTGGTACTTTATCTGCAGCAATAAATCTTCTAG AACGGATGGAAGCTGAAGTGGTCGAGTGTGCTTGTGTTATTGGGTTGAGTGATCTCAAG GGAAAACGCAAGCTACATGGGAAACCACTGTATATTCTGGTAGAGCCACGAGAAATAGAGGACTGCTGCTGA
- the LOC108204869 gene encoding PX domain-containing protein EREL2 isoform X1 has protein sequence MQRRRSPPKHRHDGASPLPMGMDWSPSPRNFTGRDTVWPHDPRSGWSFCVTVPSWAVLPKSRESDPIVFYRVQVGIQSPDGVTFMRGVLRRFNDFMKLFSALKKAFPRKTLPPPPPKGLLRMRSKALLEERRISLEMWMEKLLSDIEISRSVVVASFLELEAAARSSFQDEKNSSADLNSSVHNSRSSLQPHSSSIPTVASSSLTSDYGSDTAYEASEIGTSSLGRDNSSELGIDELSLDEDLTDPIERLVKYGMSNIDDGLFMGQAILDQLEGLPRKKANSVKINTVPNANMSNGNASKGAHVGGDTKELIAHPEHEKAFYHVRNLSSESIGSDVSSLKGSTSSNSGAINVNLPKGSEASQSMEVDSELQFPSDVKLMLPLDHRQVMNRALVTMQRRLVTAKTDLEDLISRLNQEVAVKDYLTTKVKDLEVELETTKLRSKENLQQAILAEKERLTQMQWDMEELRQKSFEMELKLKSSEGDKSGTGSSKDNTTRGENMLPELEANKQKLVELQKQHRELEEKSKADIKVLVKEVKSLRRSQAEYKQKLSQSINEKAEAEKLLQQEKQNNEHSNSVMRKLLDQCELLRNRLQECNFNLVDEDKLIMDSKSSAAACDLQAYDNRISHLLSEVQLLAEEDDDATSTTGNNKFSDDGAKTIDQELRQLLTKIFIDNTNLRKEVNSVMRYVLKQNMSDKDNNEQLLEHIVQNMSIDR, from the exons ATGCAGCGAAGAAGAAGCCCTCCCAAACACAGGCACGACGGCGCTTCACCTTTACCTATGGGCATGGATTGGAGTCCCAGTCCTCGCAATTTC acTGGTCGTGACACTGTTTGGCCACATGATCCTCGATCAGGATGGAGTTTCTGTGTGACAGTGCCTTCATGGGCTGTTCTTCCAAAATCAAGAGAATCGGATCCCATAGTG TTCTACAGGGTTCAAGTTGGTATACAATCACCAGATGGAGTTACATTTATGCGGGGAGTATTAAGAAGATTTAATGATTTCATGAAGTTATTTTCTGCA CTTAAAAAGGCATTTCCCAGGAAGACCCTTCCTCCACCTCCACCAAAGGGGCTATTACGGATGAGAAGTAAAGCACTGTTGGAAGAG CGACGCATCTCCTTGGAGATGTGGATGGAAAAGTTGCTATCGGACATCGAAATATCACGGAGTGTAGTTGTGGCATCCTTCCTCGAACTAGAAGCTGCAGCTAGGTCTT CATTTCAAGATGAGAAAAACAGCAGTGCAGATTTAAATTCTTCTGTGCACAATTCAAGGTCGTCACTTCAACCTCATTCTAGCTCGATTCCAACCGTTGCTAGTTCATCTCTTACCTCTGATTATGGTAGTGATACTGCCTACGAGGCATCTGAAATTGGCACATCAAGCCTAGGGAGAGATAATAGTTCTGAACTTGGTATAGACGAGCTGTCTTTGGATGAAGATTTGACCGACCCAATAGAAAGGCTCGTGAAGTATGGTATGTCTAACATAGATGATGGGTTGTTTATGGGACAAGCTATCTTAGATCAGCTGGAAGGTCTTCCTAGGAAAAAAGCAAATTCTGTAAAGATAAACACAGTTCCAAATGCTAATATGAGCAATGGAAATGCTTCTAAAGGTGCTCATGTTGGAGGGGATACCAAGGAACTAATAGCTCATCCAGAGCATGAAAAGGCATTTTACCATGTCCGGAATTTATCAAGTGAAAGTATTGGAAGTGATGTGAGCTCCTTAAAAGGAAGCACATCATCAAACTCAGGGGCTATTAATGTAAACCTCCCTAAAGGTTCTGAAGCCTCACAAAGCATGGAAGTGGACTCAGAATTACAGTTTCCAAGTGACGTCAAATTAATGCTTCCATTGGATCATCGGCAGGTTATGAACAGGGCCCTCGTTACTATGCAAAGGAGACTAGTAACTGCAAAAACAGACTTGGAGGATCTGATATCAAGGCTAAACCAGGAAGTGGCGGTGAAAGATTATTTAACAACTAAG GTCAAGGATTTGGAGGTGGAACTTGAAACTACTAAACTAAGAAGTAAAGAGAATCTCCAACAAGCTATTTTAGCTGAAAAGGAACGACTCACCCAAATGCAGTGGGATATGGAGGAACTTAGGCAGAAGTCATTTGAAATGGAACTGAAATTAAAATCCTCAGAG GGTGACAAGTCAGGTACTGGGTCATCCAAGGATAATACCACTCGAGGGGAAAATATGTTGCCAGAGTTGGAAGCTAATAAACAGAAACTTGTTGAATTACAAAAACAACATCGAGAGCTAGaagaaaagtcaaaagcagATATTAAAGTTCTTGTCAAAGAGGTTAAATCTCTGCGAAGATCTCAAGCAGAGTACAAGCAGAAGCTCAGTCAGTCTATTAATGAAAAAGCTGAGGCTGAG AAACTCCTTCAGcaagaaaaacagaacaatGAGCACTCAAATTCTGTGATGCGGAAGTTACTTGATCAATGTGAATTACTCCGCAATAGGCTTCAGGAGTGTAACTTCAACTTGGTGGATGAAGATAAGTTAATCATGGATTCTAAATCGTCAGCAGCTGCCTGTGATCTCCAGGCATATGACAATCGCATCAGTCACCTACTTTCTGAG GTTCAGCTTCTAgctgaagaagatgatgatgctACATCGACGACTGGAAACAATAAGTTTTCAGATGATGGCGCTAAGACGATTGATCAGGAACTGAGGCAGCTGCTCACAAAGATTTTTATTGACAACACTAATTTAAGAAAAGAGGTGAACTCAGTCATGCGTTATGTGCTGAAACAAAATATGTCCGATAAAGATAATAATGAACAGCTCTTAGAACATATTGTACAAAACATGTCTATAGATAGATGA
- the LOC108204869 gene encoding PX domain-containing protein EREL1 isoform X2, which produces MRGVLRRFNDFMKLFSALKKAFPRKTLPPPPPKGLLRMRSKALLEERRISLEMWMEKLLSDIEISRSVVVASFLELEAAARSSFQDEKNSSADLNSSVHNSRSSLQPHSSSIPTVASSSLTSDYGSDTAYEASEIGTSSLGRDNSSELGIDELSLDEDLTDPIERLVKYGMSNIDDGLFMGQAILDQLEGLPRKKANSVKINTVPNANMSNGNASKGAHVGGDTKELIAHPEHEKAFYHVRNLSSESIGSDVSSLKGSTSSNSGAINVNLPKGSEASQSMEVDSELQFPSDVKLMLPLDHRQVMNRALVTMQRRLVTAKTDLEDLISRLNQEVAVKDYLTTKVKDLEVELETTKLRSKENLQQAILAEKERLTQMQWDMEELRQKSFEMELKLKSSEGDKSGTGSSKDNTTRGENMLPELEANKQKLVELQKQHRELEEKSKADIKVLVKEVKSLRRSQAEYKQKLSQSINEKAEAEKLLQQEKQNNEHSNSVMRKLLDQCELLRNRLQECNFNLVDEDKLIMDSKSSAAACDLQAYDNRISHLLSEVQLLAEEDDDATSTTGNNKFSDDGAKTIDQELRQLLTKIFIDNTNLRKEVNSVMRYVLKQNMSDKDNNEQLLEHIVQNMSIDR; this is translated from the exons ATGCGGGGAGTATTAAGAAGATTTAATGATTTCATGAAGTTATTTTCTGCA CTTAAAAAGGCATTTCCCAGGAAGACCCTTCCTCCACCTCCACCAAAGGGGCTATTACGGATGAGAAGTAAAGCACTGTTGGAAGAG CGACGCATCTCCTTGGAGATGTGGATGGAAAAGTTGCTATCGGACATCGAAATATCACGGAGTGTAGTTGTGGCATCCTTCCTCGAACTAGAAGCTGCAGCTAGGTCTT CATTTCAAGATGAGAAAAACAGCAGTGCAGATTTAAATTCTTCTGTGCACAATTCAAGGTCGTCACTTCAACCTCATTCTAGCTCGATTCCAACCGTTGCTAGTTCATCTCTTACCTCTGATTATGGTAGTGATACTGCCTACGAGGCATCTGAAATTGGCACATCAAGCCTAGGGAGAGATAATAGTTCTGAACTTGGTATAGACGAGCTGTCTTTGGATGAAGATTTGACCGACCCAATAGAAAGGCTCGTGAAGTATGGTATGTCTAACATAGATGATGGGTTGTTTATGGGACAAGCTATCTTAGATCAGCTGGAAGGTCTTCCTAGGAAAAAAGCAAATTCTGTAAAGATAAACACAGTTCCAAATGCTAATATGAGCAATGGAAATGCTTCTAAAGGTGCTCATGTTGGAGGGGATACCAAGGAACTAATAGCTCATCCAGAGCATGAAAAGGCATTTTACCATGTCCGGAATTTATCAAGTGAAAGTATTGGAAGTGATGTGAGCTCCTTAAAAGGAAGCACATCATCAAACTCAGGGGCTATTAATGTAAACCTCCCTAAAGGTTCTGAAGCCTCACAAAGCATGGAAGTGGACTCAGAATTACAGTTTCCAAGTGACGTCAAATTAATGCTTCCATTGGATCATCGGCAGGTTATGAACAGGGCCCTCGTTACTATGCAAAGGAGACTAGTAACTGCAAAAACAGACTTGGAGGATCTGATATCAAGGCTAAACCAGGAAGTGGCGGTGAAAGATTATTTAACAACTAAG GTCAAGGATTTGGAGGTGGAACTTGAAACTACTAAACTAAGAAGTAAAGAGAATCTCCAACAAGCTATTTTAGCTGAAAAGGAACGACTCACCCAAATGCAGTGGGATATGGAGGAACTTAGGCAGAAGTCATTTGAAATGGAACTGAAATTAAAATCCTCAGAG GGTGACAAGTCAGGTACTGGGTCATCCAAGGATAATACCACTCGAGGGGAAAATATGTTGCCAGAGTTGGAAGCTAATAAACAGAAACTTGTTGAATTACAAAAACAACATCGAGAGCTAGaagaaaagtcaaaagcagATATTAAAGTTCTTGTCAAAGAGGTTAAATCTCTGCGAAGATCTCAAGCAGAGTACAAGCAGAAGCTCAGTCAGTCTATTAATGAAAAAGCTGAGGCTGAG AAACTCCTTCAGcaagaaaaacagaacaatGAGCACTCAAATTCTGTGATGCGGAAGTTACTTGATCAATGTGAATTACTCCGCAATAGGCTTCAGGAGTGTAACTTCAACTTGGTGGATGAAGATAAGTTAATCATGGATTCTAAATCGTCAGCAGCTGCCTGTGATCTCCAGGCATATGACAATCGCATCAGTCACCTACTTTCTGAG GTTCAGCTTCTAgctgaagaagatgatgatgctACATCGACGACTGGAAACAATAAGTTTTCAGATGATGGCGCTAAGACGATTGATCAGGAACTGAGGCAGCTGCTCACAAAGATTTTTATTGACAACACTAATTTAAGAAAAGAGGTGAACTCAGTCATGCGTTATGTGCTGAAACAAAATATGTCCGATAAAGATAATAATGAACAGCTCTTAGAACATATTGTACAAAACATGTCTATAGATAGATGA